From a single Lolium rigidum isolate FL_2022 chromosome 7, APGP_CSIRO_Lrig_0.1, whole genome shotgun sequence genomic region:
- the LOC124677780 gene encoding uncharacterized protein LOC124677780 codes for MAPRDKKKRAEYRRRGDLRMKMERLTKLDLPTASTLTMDAPLPYPREAEKKHVAGSASGKMDLSLLEEPLEATTSELTPPILAVNCNDWGISFYIRTDGGGYLHTYPDVGGPFKTLQDAREAIDTFLRRRQDPTMFMDGLSYAERSVKWTLYWPDGTRKTPSKSQQVDLTRNWTYQLAHALMDGYNEKHCLTEDRAHQVKEVVCIEAIFEGDVFKWYNHINFTTRAKGDHGITTNLFFAEVISTKGELEELVPSCLRMLEPSDNGTCHGCQNNGSGEHMKHPKDASAYTGGHMRDTVFFEGPGLPPMEYPVDEDELHRAEEARLRAKLTAYEDASVFEKFKGPQPGPFLVRKPLVETEEMRQFWSSIYGS; via the exons ATGGCGCCGCGCGACAAGAAGAAGAGGGCGGAGTACCGCCGCCGCGGCGATCTCCGGATGAAAATGGA GAGGTTGACAAAACTTGATTTACCAACTGCTTCTACGTTAACCATGGACGCCCCTCTGCCGTACCC GCGTGAGGCGGAGAAGAAGCATGTGGCTGGTTCTGCATCTGGAAAAATGGATCTCTCTCTCTTGGAGGAGCCTCTCGAAGCTACAACATCGGAGTTGACACCGCCCATTTTGGCTGTGAATTGCAATGACTGGGGTATTTCATTTTACATCAGGACTGATGGTGGGGGCTATTTACACACATATCCTGACGTGGGTGGGCCATTCAAGACCCTACAGGATGCTCGAGAGGCTATTGATACCTTTCTTCGTCGGCGCCAGGACCCAACAAT GTTCATGGATGGGCTTTCTTATGCGGAGAGGAGTGTAAAGTGGACTCTTTACTGGCCTGATGGCACTAGGAAGACTCCTTCAAAATCTCAACAAGTGGATTTAACCCGTAATTGGACGTACCAGTTGGCTCATGCTTTGATGGATGGGTATAATGAGAAGCACTGTCTTACGGAG GATCGTGCACATCAAGTCAAAGAAGTTGTGTGCATCGAAGCAATTTTTGAGGGTGATGTGTTTAAGTGGTACAATCATATCAATTTCACTACAAGGGCTaaaggagaccatggcatcaccaCCAATCTATTTTTTGCCGAAGTCATATCTACAAAAGGAGAACTTGAGGAATTGGTTCCCAGCTGTTTACGAATGCTTGAACCTTCTGATAATG GTACGTGCCATGGTTGTCAAAATAATGGAAGTGGTGAGCATATGAAGCACCCGAAGGATGCTTCTGCATACACGGGTGGTCACATGAGGGACACAGTTTTTTTCGAAGGACCTGGATTGCCTCCCATGGAATACCCTGTAGATGAGGACGAA CTGCATCGCGCTGAGGAGGCTAGGTTAAGAGCCAAGCTCACG GCCTATGAGGATGCAAGCGTTTTTGAAAAGTTCAAGGGCCCACAGCCTGGCCCCTTTCTGGTCAGAAAACCTCTTGTTGAAACCGAAGAAATGCGGCAGTTCTGGTCGTCTATATATGGCTCCTGA